The proteins below come from a single Deinococcus radiodurans R1 = ATCC 13939 = DSM 20539 genomic window:
- a CDS encoding NAD-dependent epimerase/dehydratase family protein: MTPHRLLITGAAGEVGSALRELLRGPLGQHFPIIRLTDNRDLGAARPGEEVMLADLTDFNAVLKVMQGVDAVIHLAGIPDEDSYANIRAVNIDGTYHVLEAARQAGVRRVAFASSIHTVGFYPRTEIISPTVPVRPDTYYGVSKVFGEALGRMYWERYGLEFVGVRICSFQPRPKDRRHLSTWLSPRDATQLFARAVTAPDVGFLVVAGISGNTRRWMSPEGWDVLGYVPQDDAERFAAEVEHIHGNEGDITEQRQGGIFVDAHYHGRAQTPPAPVSPPPVSPSKEEP, encoded by the coding sequence ATGACCCCTCACCGCCTCCTCATCACCGGCGCGGCGGGCGAAGTCGGCTCGGCGCTGCGGGAGCTTCTACGTGGGCCTCTCGGTCAACACTTTCCCATCATTCGCCTGACCGACAACCGCGACCTAGGCGCGGCCCGGCCCGGAGAGGAAGTCATGCTCGCCGACCTCACCGACTTTAACGCCGTGCTGAAGGTCATGCAGGGCGTGGACGCCGTCATTCACCTCGCCGGGATTCCCGATGAGGACAGCTACGCCAACATCCGCGCGGTGAATATCGACGGCACTTACCACGTGCTGGAAGCGGCGCGGCAGGCGGGCGTAAGGCGCGTGGCGTTCGCGTCCAGCATTCACACCGTCGGCTTTTACCCGCGCACCGAGATCATCTCCCCCACCGTGCCGGTGCGCCCGGACACCTATTACGGCGTGAGCAAAGTGTTCGGCGAGGCGCTGGGCCGCATGTACTGGGAGCGCTACGGGCTGGAGTTCGTGGGCGTGCGCATCTGCTCGTTTCAGCCGCGTCCGAAAGACCGCCGCCACCTCTCCACCTGGCTCTCGCCGCGTGACGCCACGCAACTGTTCGCCCGCGCCGTGACCGCGCCGGACGTGGGCTTTCTGGTCGTGGCGGGCATCAGCGGCAACACCCGCCGCTGGATGTCGCCGGAGGGCTGGGACGTGCTCGGCTACGTGCCGCAGGACGACGCCGAACGCTTTGCCGCCGAGGTGGAGCACATTCACGGCAACGAGGGGGACATCACCGAGCAGCGGCAGGGCGGGATTTTCGTGGACGCCCATTATCACGGACGAGCACAGACGCCGCCCGCGCCCGTCTCGCCACCCCCCGTCTCACCATCCAAGGAGGAACCATGA
- a CDS encoding xanthine dehydrogenase family protein molybdopterin-binding subunit: protein MKFTEPAGPTPLDQERVLTRPHPRKEGPLKVTGQATYAYEYRDAALRDAAYGFVLGSDIAHGSLLDIDTAEAEAAPGVQLVLTHKNMPAQGENPGVAPQQDDATPQLAGTAIHHHDQAIALVVADTFEQARAAARLIRVRYRRLDGAYDLAAQLGQAEPTSDSEDSVVGDFDRAFGSAPVRVDVTYTTPDQSQAPMEPHSSLAHWEGDRLTLYTSHQILHWVHRGLAKTLQVPQKDIRIVSAYVGGGFGSKLLFYADAVLAAAAARQLGRPVKVMLTRHQIFNHTSHRPATVQRLRLGAEKSGRLIAVGHDSFSGNLPGGDAETAADQTKLLYAGEHRLIRTRLAELGLPPGASMRAPGEGVGMLALECAVDELAEALDMDPVELRILNDVQYDPEKGPGRPYSSRRLVEALTVGAERFGWKERRRPGERREGDWLVGLGVASAFRGNLVQKSGARVRLEQDGTLTVETQMTDIGTGSYTILGQVAAEMLGLTLEQVTVRLGDTDFPRAAGSGGSFGANSSSSSVYYACRDLRTAIAKELGFDPNTAVFEEGYVRDGQGGKRAALRGLAGKGGLSATGEASFGDLTERYVQASFGAHFAEVAVDVVTGETRVRRLLSVAAAGRILNPVTARSQCLGGMTMGIGAALMEELKVDTGRGLFVNHDLAEYHVPVHADIPDLDVIFLDELDDKSSPVKAKGIGELGICGVGAAVANAVYNATGVRVRDYPLTMEKILSGWSRQERG from the coding sequence ATGAAATTCACCGAACCCGCCGGACCCACCCCGCTCGACCAGGAACGGGTGCTGACCCGGCCCCACCCCCGCAAGGAAGGGCCGCTCAAGGTCACCGGGCAGGCCACCTACGCCTACGAGTACCGGGACGCCGCGCTGCGGGACGCCGCCTACGGGTTCGTCCTCGGCTCCGACATCGCGCACGGCAGCCTGCTCGACATCGACACCGCCGAGGCCGAGGCTGCGCCGGGCGTGCAGCTCGTCCTGACCCACAAAAATATGCCCGCCCAGGGCGAGAACCCCGGCGTCGCTCCCCAGCAGGACGACGCCACGCCGCAGCTCGCCGGAACCGCCATCCACCACCACGACCAGGCGATTGCCCTGGTGGTGGCCGACACCTTCGAGCAGGCCCGCGCCGCCGCCCGCCTCATCCGGGTGCGTTACCGCCGCCTGGACGGAGCCTACGACCTCGCCGCGCAGCTCGGGCAGGCAGAACCGACCAGCGACTCCGAAGACAGCGTGGTGGGCGACTTTGACCGGGCCTTCGGCTCGGCGCCGGTTCGGGTGGACGTGACCTACACCACCCCCGACCAGTCGCAGGCGCCGATGGAGCCGCATTCCAGCCTCGCCCACTGGGAAGGCGACCGGCTCACGCTCTACACCTCGCACCAGATTCTGCACTGGGTCCACCGGGGCCTGGCCAAGACCCTGCAGGTGCCGCAAAAGGACATCCGCATCGTCAGCGCCTACGTGGGCGGGGGCTTCGGCTCCAAGCTGCTGTTCTACGCCGACGCGGTGCTCGCGGCGGCGGCGGCGCGGCAACTCGGGCGCCCGGTCAAGGTGATGCTGACCCGGCACCAGATTTTCAATCACACCAGCCACCGCCCCGCCACCGTGCAGCGCCTGCGGCTCGGGGCCGAGAAGTCGGGCCGCCTCATCGCCGTGGGGCACGACTCCTTTTCCGGCAACCTGCCCGGCGGGGACGCCGAGACCGCCGCCGACCAGACCAAGCTGCTCTACGCGGGCGAACACCGCCTGATTCGCACCCGGCTGGCCGAACTCGGGCTGCCCCCCGGCGCCTCCATGCGCGCGCCCGGCGAGGGGGTGGGCATGCTCGCCCTGGAATGCGCGGTGGACGAACTCGCCGAGGCGCTGGACATGGACCCGGTGGAGCTGCGCATCCTCAACGACGTGCAATACGACCCGGAGAAAGGCCCGGGCCGCCCCTACTCCTCGCGCCGCCTGGTCGAGGCCCTGACGGTGGGCGCCGAGCGGTTCGGCTGGAAGGAGCGCCGCAGGCCCGGCGAGCGCCGCGAGGGCGACTGGCTGGTCGGCCTGGGCGTCGCCTCGGCCTTCCGCGGCAACCTGGTGCAGAAATCCGGCGCCCGCGTACGGCTCGAGCAGGACGGCACCCTGACGGTGGAAACGCAGATGACCGACATCGGCACCGGCAGCTACACCATTCTGGGGCAGGTGGCTGCCGAGATGCTGGGGCTGACGCTCGAACAGGTCACGGTCCGGCTGGGCGACACCGACTTTCCCCGCGCCGCCGGGTCGGGCGGGTCTTTTGGCGCCAACAGTTCCTCCAGCAGCGTCTATTACGCCTGCCGCGACCTGCGGACCGCGATTGCCAAGGAACTCGGCTTCGACCCGAACACGGCGGTCTTTGAAGAAGGGTACGTGCGCGACGGCCAGGGCGGCAAACGGGCGGCGCTCAGGGGCCTGGCGGGCAAGGGAGGCCTGAGTGCCACCGGGGAAGCGAGTTTCGGCGACCTCACCGAGCGCTACGTGCAGGCGAGCTTCGGGGCGCACTTCGCCGAGGTGGCAGTGGACGTGGTGACCGGCGAAACGCGGGTGCGCCGGCTGCTGAGCGTGGCCGCCGCCGGACGCATCCTCAACCCCGTCACCGCCCGCAGCCAGTGCCTCGGCGGCATGACGATGGGCATCGGCGCCGCGCTGATGGAGGAGCTGAAGGTGGACACCGGGCGCGGGCTGTTCGTCAACCATGACCTCGCCGAGTACCACGTGCCGGTTCACGCCGACATTCCTGACCTCGACGTGATTTTTCTCGACGAACTCGACGACAAGTCCTCGCCGGTCAAGGCCAAGGGCATCGGTGAACTCGGCATCTGCGGCGTGGGCGCGGCGGTGGCGAACGCGGTCTACAACGCGACCGGCGTGCGCGTGCGCGATTACCCGCTGACGATGGAGAAAATCCTGAGCGGTTGGAGCCGCCAGGAACGGGGCTGA
- a CDS encoding fumarylacetoacetate hydrolase family protein, with translation MKTANFIAGGRTLKGELRQDGLLYDAAGDSHHPDDVQFLLPLTPGKVIALALNYADHVAELGFKAPEEPVMFLKPNTSLLPHQGTVIYPRGAKFMHYEVELGIVIGRDARRVKAKDADDYVGGYTIANDLVVRDYVSNYYRPPMRAKGWDTFGPLGPYLVSADEVPDPYNLGLRAYVNGELRQEGSTRDMILKAPELIEFMSRFMTLEAGDVILTGTPKGVSHVHPGDVMRLEIDGLGALENPVALEDESAEPLIADEGERK, from the coding sequence ATGAAAACCGCCAACTTTATCGCCGGGGGCCGCACCCTGAAAGGCGAACTGCGCCAGGACGGCCTGCTCTACGACGCCGCCGGTGACAGCCATCACCCCGACGACGTGCAATTCCTGCTGCCGCTGACGCCCGGCAAGGTCATCGCGCTGGCGCTGAATTACGCCGACCACGTGGCCGAACTCGGATTCAAGGCCCCCGAGGAGCCGGTGATGTTCCTCAAGCCCAACACCAGCCTGCTGCCGCACCAGGGCACCGTGATCTACCCGCGCGGTGCTAAGTTCATGCACTACGAGGTCGAACTCGGCATCGTCATCGGACGCGATGCCCGGCGCGTGAAGGCGAAGGACGCGGACGATTACGTGGGCGGCTACACCATCGCCAACGACCTGGTGGTGCGCGATTACGTCTCCAACTACTACCGCCCGCCCATGCGCGCCAAGGGCTGGGACACCTTCGGGCCGCTGGGGCCGTATCTGGTGAGCGCCGACGAGGTGCCCGACCCCTACAACCTGGGCCTGCGCGCCTACGTCAACGGCGAACTGCGGCAGGAAGGCAGCACGCGCGACATGATTCTCAAGGCCCCCGAACTGATCGAGTTCATGAGCCGCTTCATGACCCTGGAAGCGGGCGACGTGATTCTGACCGGCACGCCCAAGGGCGTCTCGCACGTGCATCCCGGCGACGTGATGCGTCTGGAAATCGACGGTCTGGGCGCACTGGAAAACCCAGTGGCGCTGGAAGACGAGAGCGCTGAGCCTTTGATTGCGGACGAAGGAGAAAGGAAGTAG
- the hpaD gene encoding 3,4-dihydroxyphenylacetate 2,3-dioxygenase — protein MKPDIIRIAQAVFTVSDLNASREFYVDLLGMNVLHEESGALYLRGVEDREWTLKLEQCREGELPRVRHLGYRVRDEASLDTLLALADAQGLPHRWEEELDRPRMLRMQDPFGIPLAFYLEVKTYPWLLQNYHQHRGPGLQRVDHCNVRVPDVKATLDWYGAELGFRVSEYTVDEQEQYWAAWIQRRGGVHDFALTNGAGPCLHHWAYWMPDAMSIIKTCDILAGARMPERIERGPGRHGVSNAFFLYIRDPDGHRIELYTSDYITVDPDFEPIRWLRDDPRRQTLWGAKTPRSWFEDASPLEAFGGGVQPAHEGALTGIPVHVI, from the coding sequence ATGAAACCCGACATCATCCGCATCGCTCAGGCGGTGTTTACCGTCAGCGACCTAAACGCCAGCCGCGAGTTTTACGTCGACCTGCTCGGTATGAACGTGCTGCACGAGGAAAGCGGCGCCCTGTACCTGCGCGGCGTGGAAGACCGCGAGTGGACGCTCAAGCTCGAACAGTGCCGGGAAGGCGAGCTTCCCCGCGTACGGCACCTCGGCTACCGGGTGCGCGACGAGGCGAGCCTGGACACGCTGCTGGCCCTCGCCGACGCGCAGGGGCTGCCTCACCGCTGGGAAGAGGAACTCGACCGGCCCCGGATGCTGCGGATGCAAGACCCCTTCGGCATTCCGCTGGCCTTTTACCTCGAGGTCAAGACCTATCCGTGGCTGTTGCAGAACTACCACCAGCACCGCGGGCCGGGGCTTCAGCGCGTGGATCACTGCAACGTGCGCGTGCCGGACGTGAAGGCGACGCTCGACTGGTACGGCGCTGAACTCGGTTTCCGGGTCAGCGAGTACACCGTGGACGAGCAGGAACAGTACTGGGCCGCCTGGATTCAGCGCCGGGGCGGCGTGCATGATTTCGCGCTCACCAACGGCGCCGGGCCGTGCCTGCACCACTGGGCCTACTGGATGCCCGACGCCATGAGCATCATCAAAACCTGCGACATTCTGGCCGGGGCGCGGATGCCCGAGCGCATCGAGCGCGGGCCGGGGCGCCACGGCGTGTCCAACGCTTTTTTCCTGTACATCCGCGACCCAGACGGCCACCGCATCGAGCTGTACACCTCCGACTACATCACGGTAGACCCCGATTTCGAGCCGATTCGCTGGCTGCGCGACGACCCAAGGCGGCAGACGCTGTGGGGCGCCAAGACGCCGCGTTCGTGGTTCGAGGACGCCAGTCCGCTGGAGGCGTTTGGCGGCGGCGTTCAGCCTGCGCACGAAGGTGCCCTGACCGGAATTCCAGTCCACGTGATCTGA
- a CDS encoding 5-carboxymethyl-2-hydroxymuconate Delta-isomerase → MPHLTLEYTDNLPEPRIPELLQKLNGVLLARPDIFPVGGIRARAYRLSEYALADSSEPSDAFVHLRLQIGAGRSEEVKKETGDALFAVLTDHFAAEFAQRGLMLSAEISEFSEAGTWKKNNIHARYRK, encoded by the coding sequence ATGCCCCATCTCACCCTCGAATACACCGACAACCTGCCCGAGCCGCGCATTCCTGAGTTGCTGCAAAAGCTCAACGGCGTGTTGCTCGCCCGGCCCGACATCTTCCCCGTCGGCGGCATCCGGGCGCGGGCGTATCGCCTCAGCGAATATGCGCTGGCGGACAGCAGCGAACCGTCCGACGCGTTCGTGCACCTGCGACTGCAAATTGGCGCGGGCCGCAGCGAAGAGGTTAAAAAGGAGACGGGAGATGCCCTCTTTGCCGTTCTAACCGACCATTTTGCCGCCGAGTTCGCCCAGCGCGGGCTGATGCTCTCGGCGGAAATCAGCGAGTTCAGCGAGGCCGGGACGTGGAAGAAAAACAATATTCACGCGCGGTACCGGAAATGA
- the hpaB gene encoding 4-hydroxyphenylacetate 3-monooxygenase, oxygenase component: MTTEFKGQTIPPMHTGGQGAVTGQRFLDRLRQNPPTLYIDGQRVADPTTHPSTRNMCQSLAGLYDLQFQEDLKETLTYEDGGKRYARSFMVPRTKDDLRLIAESHRIRANYGLGFLGRAPDYMNANVMAAGAGAEYFNGCSAAVPGDPKRDFAANMRRYYEYVQGNDLCLTHALTNPQVNRSKMASELPDPYIALGIVEETDEGVIVRGARMMATLPIADEILIFPSTVLKENADKSRYAMGFGIPTNTPGLSFQCREPIDVGRDPEDHPLSSRFDEQDAFVIFDDVLVPWERIFLLYDVELANKAYAGTDAVLHMAYQVVNLKIAKTEAFLGTAQSIVNAIGSGGFQHVQAKIAEIIIMLEIMKALEVAAREQAEPNDYGVMTPARAPLDAARNYYPANHARLPELLQLLGASGIIMMPSKADREGPLGPQIAKYLQTGNANADERLRLFRLAWDMSMSSFAGRQELYERYFFGDPVRMHSALYEVYDSSEAVARIGEFLQRK, from the coding sequence ATGACCACCGAATTCAAGGGCCAGACCATTCCCCCCATGCACACGGGCGGCCAGGGCGCCGTCACCGGGCAGCGATTTCTCGACCGCCTGCGTCAGAACCCGCCGACGCTGTATATCGACGGGCAGCGGGTGGCCGACCCCACCACCCACCCCAGCACCAGAAACATGTGCCAGTCGCTCGCGGGCCTCTACGACCTGCAATTTCAGGAAGACCTGAAAGAAACGCTGACCTACGAGGACGGCGGCAAGCGCTACGCCCGCTCGTTCATGGTGCCGCGCACCAAAGACGACCTGCGCCTGATTGCCGAGTCGCACCGCATTCGCGCCAATTACGGCCTGGGCTTTCTGGGCCGTGCGCCCGACTACATGAACGCCAACGTGATGGCGGCGGGCGCCGGGGCCGAGTATTTCAACGGGTGCAGCGCGGCGGTGCCCGGCGACCCCAAGCGCGATTTTGCCGCCAACATGCGCCGCTATTACGAGTATGTGCAGGGCAACGACCTGTGCCTGACCCACGCGCTGACCAACCCGCAGGTCAACCGCAGCAAGATGGCCTCCGAACTGCCCGACCCGTACATCGCGCTGGGCATCGTGGAGGAAACGGACGAAGGCGTGATCGTGCGCGGCGCCCGCATGATGGCGACGCTGCCGATTGCCGACGAAATCCTGATTTTCCCCAGTACGGTGCTCAAGGAAAACGCCGACAAGAGCCGCTACGCGATGGGTTTCGGGATTCCTACCAATACGCCCGGCCTCAGCTTTCAGTGCCGCGAGCCGATTGACGTGGGCCGCGACCCCGAAGACCATCCCCTCAGCAGCCGCTTCGACGAACAGGACGCCTTCGTCATCTTCGACGACGTGCTGGTGCCCTGGGAGCGCATTTTCTTGCTCTACGACGTGGAACTGGCGAACAAGGCCTACGCCGGCACCGACGCCGTACTGCACATGGCCTATCAGGTGGTCAACCTCAAAATCGCCAAGACCGAGGCGTTCCTGGGCACCGCGCAGAGCATCGTGAACGCCATCGGCAGCGGCGGGTTTCAGCATGTGCAGGCCAAAATCGCCGAAATCATCATCATGCTCGAAATCATGAAGGCGCTGGAAGTCGCCGCCCGCGAGCAGGCCGAGCCGAACGACTACGGTGTGATGACCCCCGCCCGTGCCCCGCTGGACGCCGCCCGCAACTACTACCCCGCCAACCACGCCCGGCTGCCCGAGCTGCTGCAACTACTGGGGGCGTCCGGAATCATCATGATGCCGAGCAAGGCCGACCGCGAAGGCCCGCTGGGGCCGCAAATCGCCAAGTACCTGCAAACCGGCAACGCCAACGCCGACGAACGCCTGCGCCTCTTTCGCCTCGCCTGGGACATGTCCATGAGCAGTTTCGCGGGCCGCCAGGAACTCTACGAGCGCTACTTCTTCGGCGACCCGGTGCGGATGCACTCGGCGCTGTACGAGGTCTACGACAGCAGCGAAGCGGTGGCGCGGATTGGGGAGTTTTTGCAGCGGAAGTGA
- a CDS encoding VOC family protein, giving the protein MTGPIAAVLIHVGDPERGLDWYEQAFVGAVRRVLPDTDFEYLDYAGVMLEVVPADAKVGSGAAGSVIYWQVPDFAAALAHFRALGAELYRGPLDIEGGERMGQVRDPWGNLIGLRGP; this is encoded by the coding sequence ATGACGGGGCCTATCGCTGCCGTCCTGATTCATGTGGGCGACCCCGAGCGCGGCCTCGACTGGTACGAGCAGGCATTCGTGGGCGCGGTTCGTCGCGTTCTGCCGGACACCGATTTCGAGTATCTGGACTACGCCGGCGTCATGCTGGAAGTGGTGCCCGCCGATGCCAAAGTCGGGTCGGGCGCGGCGGGCAGTGTGATCTACTGGCAGGTGCCCGATTTCGCAGCGGCGCTGGCCCATTTTCGTGCGCTGGGCGCCGAACTGTACCGTGGTCCGCTGGACATCGAGGGCGGCGAGCGTATGGGTCAGGTGCGCGACCCCTGGGGCAACCTCATCGGCTTGCGGGGCCCTTGA
- a CDS encoding DUF1990 family protein encodes MTGESVKPEQHKDKQTASSGANNLLERRYWVEFQNPTLPAPELMRDIKLKIEHYSPGLLANFEKTVGEERELRVGDQFCIRILGPWNGDVRVTDVDDHSFTFETLKGHPEAGTICFSLTPHEHFADAWHFEIRSLAASRDGLVAFTYDTLGVGKKMQEKTWVSFCQRVVEKSGGQQLGDIQVRTLEKEEMPREVKAEAE; translated from the coding sequence ATGACCGGAGAAAGCGTCAAGCCCGAGCAACACAAGGACAAGCAGACCGCGAGCAGCGGGGCCAACAATCTGCTGGAGCGCCGCTACTGGGTGGAGTTTCAGAACCCGACCCTGCCCGCGCCGGAGCTGATGCGCGACATCAAGCTCAAGATCGAGCACTACTCGCCCGGCCTGCTCGCCAACTTCGAAAAGACGGTGGGCGAGGAGCGCGAACTGCGCGTCGGCGACCAGTTCTGCATCCGCATTCTCGGTCCCTGGAACGGCGACGTGCGGGTGACCGACGTGGACGACCATTCCTTCACCTTCGAGACCCTCAAGGGCCACCCCGAGGCCGGGACCATCTGCTTTTCCCTGACGCCGCACGAACACTTCGCCGACGCCTGGCACTTCGAGATTCGCTCGCTCGCCGCCTCGCGTGACGGGTTGGTGGCCTTTACCTACGACACGCTGGGGGTCGGCAAGAAGATGCAGGAAAAGACCTGGGTGTCGTTTTGCCAGCGCGTGGTCGAAAAAAGCGGCGGCCAGCAGCTCGGTGACATTCAGGTGCGCACCCTGGAAAAAGAAGAGATGCCGCGCGAGGTGAAAGCGGAGGCCGAGTGA
- a CDS encoding SMI1/KNR4 family protein, whose amino-acid sequence MSEISAIWERIEAWHAANDQTENLNPGATAEALAQAEKDMGLTFPPEMRESLLRHDGSVDDSWPTGELLSLERMADERKVWMDLLQDGTFDGNASHNESSEALQPGWWNPAWIPLDADGGGNGAVIDLAPGPQGTVGQVIDMDHEVGPSGPKYVSLAAYLEAMLERLSEAEE is encoded by the coding sequence ATGAGCGAAATTTCCGCCATCTGGGAGCGCATTGAGGCGTGGCACGCGGCCAACGACCAGACGGAAAACCTGAACCCAGGCGCAACCGCCGAGGCCCTTGCCCAGGCCGAGAAAGATATGGGCCTGACCTTTCCGCCCGAAATGCGCGAATCGTTACTGCGCCACGACGGCAGCGTAGACGACAGCTGGCCCACCGGGGAACTACTCTCGCTGGAGCGCATGGCCGACGAACGCAAGGTCTGGATGGACTTGCTTCAGGACGGCACGTTTGACGGAAATGCCAGTCATAACGAAAGCTCGGAAGCGTTGCAACCTGGCTGGTGGAACCCGGCCTGGATTCCGCTGGATGCCGATGGCGGCGGGAACGGTGCAGTGATTGACCTGGCTCCGGGGCCGCAGGGAACTGTGGGACAGGTGATTGATATGGATCACGAAGTCGGCCCCAGTGGGCCAAAGTACGTTTCGTTGGCGGCCTATCTGGAAGCGATGCTTGAGCGACTTTCGGAGGCGGAAGAATGA
- a CDS encoding DUF1990 domain-containing protein: MSRHEQPPLYEVQKARLEAYSKAQASFDLTRMNEYTSKTGWHIDDYEEELPAEAPGAPVPGGSFEAAQQVLRNYSFPPPELITGIFVPDTPLEDRVMVLRGRFLFFTFWFGVRVGKVINEQRTAPDGTLEAVWGYNYHTLEGHFEQGQIEFTIHKQLNTGRVLMRIHAVSKTGHISNPFYRIGFRLFGRSLQRRFAHGSMHRTRQQVQDMLRKGKTSPPPSETPVQPVGTEQLPEGMAARVDEHVEQRQEHGEQ; encoded by the coding sequence GTGAGCCGCCACGAGCAGCCCCCACTCTACGAGGTGCAAAAGGCCCGGCTGGAAGCCTATTCCAAGGCCCAGGCGAGCTTCGACCTCACCCGGATGAACGAGTACACCAGCAAAACCGGCTGGCACATCGACGACTATGAGGAGGAGCTGCCCGCCGAGGCGCCCGGTGCGCCGGTTCCGGGTGGTTCCTTCGAAGCCGCTCAGCAGGTGTTGCGGAATTACAGCTTCCCGCCGCCCGAACTTATCACCGGCATCTTCGTACCCGACACGCCGCTCGAAGACCGGGTGATGGTGCTGCGGGGCCGCTTTCTGTTCTTTACCTTCTGGTTCGGCGTGCGGGTGGGCAAAGTCATCAACGAGCAGCGCACCGCCCCCGACGGCACCCTGGAAGCGGTCTGGGGCTACAACTACCACACCCTCGAAGGCCACTTCGAGCAGGGCCAGATCGAATTCACCATCCACAAGCAACTGAACACCGGGCGCGTGCTGATGCGGATTCACGCGGTGTCCAAGACCGGGCACATCAGCAATCCCTTTTACCGCATCGGCTTTCGCCTCTTCGGGCGCTCGCTGCAACGCCGCTTTGCTCACGGTTCCATGCACCGCACCCGGCAGCAGGTGCAGGACATGCTCCGCAAGGGCAAGACCAGCCCGCCGCCCTCGGAAACCCCGGTGCAGCCGGTGGGCACCGAACAACTGCCCGAAGGCATGGCGGCGCGGGTGGACGAGCACGTGGAGCAGCGGCAGGAGCACGGCGAGCAGTGA
- a CDS encoding sulfite oxidase translates to MLITRQHHPDNLETPAHALLETLTPAHYVRSHFAVPALDAAEFRLKVAGQVASPLSLSLAELRALPATTHVLTLECAGNGRVYLTPKASGVQWEVGAVGTAQWTGVPLRTLLERAGVADNAREVVLVGADEGQMDDPVKSPGHIYYSRSLPLSKALDNVLLAYEMNGEALTPAHGAPLRAIVPGWYGMAAVKWLTEIRVIDHAYQGYFQTVDYARWERQDGLPPVRVPLSEMRVKSQILTPAPHACVQAGEELELCGAAWTGGERTVQRVEVSTDGGQSWQDAEWQQDAAPGVWRHWHLSWTPQQPGEVKLLSRATDSAGQVQPAAHDPHRGSYEVHHIVAVPVTVKAKQEHKEKS, encoded by the coding sequence ATGCTGATTACCCGACAACATCACCCCGACAATCTGGAAACGCCCGCCCACGCGCTGCTTGAGACTCTCACGCCCGCGCATTACGTCCGCAGCCATTTCGCGGTGCCTGCCCTGGACGCCGCCGAATTCCGGCTGAAGGTGGCAGGGCAGGTCGCCTCTCCCCTGTCGCTCTCGCTCGCCGAACTGCGCGCCCTGCCCGCCACGACCCACGTCCTCACGCTGGAATGCGCAGGCAACGGGCGGGTGTATCTGACCCCCAAGGCCAGCGGCGTGCAGTGGGAAGTCGGCGCGGTGGGCACGGCGCAGTGGACGGGCGTGCCGCTGCGAACGCTGCTGGAGCGGGCCGGGGTGGCGGACAACGCCCGCGAGGTCGTGCTGGTCGGCGCCGACGAGGGCCAGATGGACGACCCCGTCAAGTCGCCCGGCCACATCTACTACTCGCGCAGCTTGCCGCTGAGCAAGGCGCTGGACAACGTGCTGCTCGCCTACGAGATGAACGGCGAGGCGCTGACTCCCGCGCACGGCGCACCGCTGCGGGCCATCGTGCCCGGCTGGTACGGCATGGCGGCGGTGAAATGGCTGACCGAGATTCGCGTTATCGACCACGCCTACCAGGGGTACTTTCAGACGGTGGATTACGCCCGCTGGGAGAGGCAGGACGGCTTGCCGCCAGTGCGGGTGCCGCTCTCGGAAATGCGCGTCAAATCGCAGATTCTTACGCCTGCGCCGCACGCCTGTGTTCAGGCCGGCGAAGAACTCGAACTCTGCGGCGCGGCCTGGACGGGCGGCGAACGCACCGTGCAGCGGGTCGAAGTCAGCACCGACGGCGGTCAGAGCTGGCAGGACGCGGAGTGGCAGCAAGACGCCGCGCCCGGCGTGTGGCGACACTGGCACCTGAGCTGGACGCCGCAGCAGCCCGGCGAGGTCAAGCTACTCAGCCGGGCCACCGACTCGGCGGGGCAAGTGCAGCCCGCCGCGCACGACCCGCACCGGGGCAGCTACGAGGTTCACCACATCGTCGCCGTGCCCGTCACCGTCAAAGCGAAGCAGGAACACAAGGAGAAGTCATGA